The following DNA comes from Rhinoraja longicauda isolate Sanriku21f chromosome 30, sRhiLon1.1, whole genome shotgun sequence.
acgcgtaccaattaaagtacagtgatatgtgaattaccatacagctgtactaaaaaagcaacaagacacacaactacataaacgttaccataaacatccaccacaacggattccccatgttcctcactgtgatggaaggcaaaatagtctaaacttcttccctcattttttcaTGTTTAGCATACAATTCATATGAcataagagaggcacaaaatgctggagtaactcagcgggacaggcagattctctggagagaaggaatgggtgacgttttgggtcaagacccttcttcagacttatacatACATATTGTATATGTATACAATACatacatattgtctttccgctgactggttagcacgcaacaaaagcttttcactgtacctcggtacacatggcaataaactaaactgaactgatatatTGTATGCTATAAATACAATATATTTTGCAGCTCCATACAAAACATATTCTGCGTTAAATGGCTTTAACTACATGCTGGATTCGCACTACACAAAGTAAATGAGTGGTGAGGAGAGGGGGCAGATTTCACCAGCTCTCTGAGAGTCAGGCAGCTTTAAGAGTCCAAGGAACGTTGGCAGAGTAGGTTTGGTTATCCTGGTTTCAAATGACTTCATTCTCACTGCAGAACCACCAGTTAGTCAGGGCTGTTTATCTTGGCAGATCAGGGCCTGTGGACATTCAGAGAAACTGTGTCAGTACAACGTATGAATTCAGAGTATCAAACTTGTTTATGCAGTTACCAGATATACACTGAATAATTGTTACCATAACTTTCAACATGAGAGAAGTCATGGGAAGTTGAAAACACTCTTAGCCCAGCGAGAAATGTCAGCGTTCTCTTAAAGGTAAATACGTCCCaagtccaaagacagacaggtttgaaggttcattGGCCTGGCATAAAGGCAAACGTTAATCTGAACTGTGAGAAaacctgggccccatatctgaggaaggatgtgctggctctggagagggtccagaggaggtttacaagaacgatcccaggaatgagtgggttaacatatgatagaaacatagaaaataggtgcaggagtaggccattcggcccttcgagcctgcaccgccattcaatatgatcgtggctgatcatccaactcagtatcccgtacctgccttctctccataccccatgatccctttagccacaagggccacatctaactccctcttaaatatagccaattaactaacctcaactaccttctgtggcagagaattccacagactcaccactctctgtgtgaagaaatgttttctcatctcggtcctaaaagacttcccccttatccttaagctgtgacccctggttctggacttcctcaacatcgggaacaatcttcccgcatctagcctctccaaccccttaagaattttatttgtttctataagatccccccctcagtcttctaaatgatgagcgtttgtcagcactgggcctgtactcactggagttttgaaggttgagggggaacctcattgaaacttacagaataacgaaaggcctggatagagtggatgtggagaggatgttttcactggtgggagagtctaggaccagagggcacagccccagaattaaaggacgttcctttaggaaggagatgaggtggaatatctttagtcagagggtgatgaatctgtggaactcattgccacagagggctgtggaggccaagtcagtggatagttctacggcagagatagacaaattcttgattcgaaCGAGTGTCAAGTGTTATAGGGAGATgggacaggaaaatgggattaggaggcagagatcagccatgattgaatggcggagtagacttgatgggctgaatggcctaattctgctcctataacttgtgaacttgtgaaattgtccctggtgtgtgtaggatagtgttagtgtgcggggatcgctggtcggcatagactcggtgggccgaagggcctgttttcatgctgtatctctagactacaaAATACACAAATGAATTTTTATAAATTCAACATTTTGGTGGAAGAATTTTAATCTTCATTTTCTTTCCCTTGATACTGCTGCTTGGGTCAGGAGACCCCTGGTATCGCGTCTAACTGCCCATCGTATCCTGGTAGAATAACACTTTAATtcaaatttagattagtttagtttagagatacagtgtggaaacaggcccttcggcccatcaagtccgcaccgaccagccatcccacacactagggacaatttacaactttaccaagccaattaacctacaatcctgcacgtctgtggagtgtgggaggaaaccagaggacccagaggaaacccacactgtcacagagagaacgtacaaactccgtacaggcagcacccgtagtcaggatcaaagacgctggagtaactcagcgggacaggcagcagctctggagagaaggaatgggtgacatttcgggtcgagatccttcttcagactgagagtcaggggaggatggggttgatccagagataaggaagtgtaaggtatgagaaccagacatcaaaggggatggagatcaagaaaaatgtagaataggtcattgtagctgggagaaggtgagaacAAAGCGGAGATAAGATGTGCCAACAccgtgtctctgacgctgtaaggcagcaactctactgctgcgtcaccacaCTGCCCTGCAAATCGAATGGTGCAGTTATTGGGTCAGTCAGGGATAAGTTTTATTCTGCCATCCGTCTAAGGACCACATTCGCATGTTGGATGGTGATCAGACTAAAGCCCTCCCGGGGTGAATATTCCCTTCTGAAGACTATTGTACATATCATAAATAACACAGTGCAGTCCAAACAAGACTTTCAACAGTGCCTGCAAAAGTGTGGTAAACAGTTGCTGTGTGGATACAGTACTTCCTTTGGAGTCCTTCCAAGACTCATGCTGTTGAACAAGGCTCAACTGAATGAAGGCTTCACTTACACTGTGACGTGTGGAGGAGGTGAGCTGGGGCTGGGATGCCCAGGAGTTGCCCAGACCAGAGAGAAATTACCTCTCCCACAATGgacatgtgcagttttggtctcctaatgtaaggaaggacattcttgctattgagggagtgcagcgtaggctcatcaggttaattcccgggatggcgggactgacgtataatgaaagaatgggtcgactaggcttgtatacactggaatttagcaggatgagaggggatcttatagaaacacagttggggagccattcggcccatcaagtctactctgccattcaatcatggctgatctatatctccctcctaaccccattctcctgccttctccccgtaacccctgacacccgcactgatcaagaattccacagattcaccaccctctgacaatggTTTTCACCATTGAAGTCTCCCTGAAGAAGAATATTTAATAAACCGCAGAAAATAATTGTCTGCAGCAAACAATTGTGAAGCAACCAGCTGGTTCTTTTAGGCTGATTAttgtgtttcaatagacaatagacaataggtgcaggagtagtgccattcggcccttcgagcctgtacgcaccgccattcaccgtgatcatggctgatcatccacactcagtactccattcctgccttctccccatatcccttgactccgctatcattaagtttCCTTTATATTTACCCCACACAGGGGCAAAATCCCATTGAATCTTTTTATGGAAGTATTGGCATTTAACCCCAcaagcatgtttagtttagtttagtttagtttagtttagtttagtttagtttagagatacagcgcggaaacaggcccttcggcccaccgagtccatgcccagcgatccctgcacactatcctacacacactagggactatttttacatttataccatgccaattaacctacaaacctgtgtgggaggaaactgaagatctcggagaaaacccacgtaggtcacggggagaacgtgcaaacattgtacagacagcgcccgtagtcaggatcgaacccgggtttctggcgctgtgaggcggcaactctaccgctgcgccaccgtgaccggccTATCCCACGTTCAAAACCATAATATCATTTGTGGAAGTATCGGCACTTAGCCCGACAAGCATGTTTGGGCCATCAAACATCTTCGTTCATCGAAcggcaggaaagaaaactgcagatgctggtttaaatcgaaggtagacacaaaatgctggagtgactcagccggtcaggcagcatctcgggagagaaggactgggggacgtttcgggtcgagagtcgagacccttgttcagtctgaagaagggtctcgacccgaaacgtcgcccattccttctctcccgagatgctgcctgaccggctgagtcactccggcattttgtgtctacctttcatttAACTACGTGTTTACTTACGAGTATCCTCCAGACATTTTCttgatgatgatgacgatgatcGTTAGCACGATGATCACAGCCACGATCGCCCCCACTATGATCCCAATCAGCGTCAGCATCTCCAAGAAATCCTTCCCTGGAACCAGGACAAAGAACACACACTGAACGTTTTATCCCTGGTTTATTATATTGCTAACAGCAGCCTCTGTTTGCCATGTTCTGTGGTGCTggctcattgttctacctgggacatttatattctaaaactctcgtttgtttgtttgtctgtctgtttgttcctgaagtacagccaaaacagtacacggtagcacaacaattttaggcctaaactgaggtaaagtaaagtaaactacttTCTTTCATTCCTCGTGCTGGCCCTTGCTGGCAAATTTGTACACGGGGAGGATGAGGAGTGGGCCCATAGGGGGGGGGGCGTCGAGAATGAGGAGGGGCCGTCGGAGACATACCCAGCATGGGGGGCGCTGCCGAGAATGATGGGGGTTCCCGAcattgggggggggttggggggcggggggagggccgCCAAGAACTGCTGCCACTTGCGGCAAAAGGCAGAAgaacgatagcgcagcggtagagttgccgccttacagcgaatgcaccgccggagacccaggttcgatcccgactacgggcgccgtctgtacggagtttgtacgttctccccgtgacctgcgtgggttttctccgagatcttcggtttcctcccacactccaaagacgtgcagttatgcaggttaatcagcttggtataattgaaaatggtccccagtgtgtgtaggatagtgttagtgtgcggggatcgctggtcggcgcggacccggtgggccgaagggcctgtttctgcactgtatctctaaactaaactaaactaaaactaaacggaaCAGTTGGGTGAACTTCAcgcgctcccggcccgggcggccgccattggtggagcgggagcacatggccgctggctgggtgaggtcacatggggcgcggggcggtgacggttgggagtgaggaagttggcaaccctactaatatgggacaagggcggtcccatacgggacaaactaattttgcctaaaatacaggatgtcccggctaatacgggacagttggcaaccccatgtctcccagatagaacaacgacATTCTTACATGTGCAGCACCACACAATGGCTCTATGACCATGTACTTGATTCaataacttagaaacatagaaacatagaaaataggtgcaggaggaggacattcggcccttcgagccagcaccgccattcattgtgatcatggctgatcgtccacaatcagcaacccgtgcctgccttctccccataccccttgattccactagcccctagagctctatctaactctctcttaaatccatccagtgaattggcctccacaccctctgtggcagagaattccacaaattcataactgggtgaaaaagttccttctcgcctcagttttaaatggcttcccctttattctaagactgtgtggcccctggttctggactcccccaacattgggaacatttttcctgcatctagcttgtccagtccttttacaattttatatgtctctataagatcccctctcatccttctaaacatacCGTTGGAGTCTTCAGCTTCGGGCCGGTCGTCTTCAGTGGAGTTTGACTCCTTGGAGGATGTGAAGCTGGAGTCTTTGCTGTCTTCGTCCGACTGGGTCTTCTCACTCCCTGGTGTTGCAGTTGTCGGGAGCCCAGCCAACGTGGAACCATTTTTATCTTCAGTTCCTCCAGTGGTGACCAGCTCATCTTCCAATGGCACCAACTCCTCTTCAtcaggaaagaaaaagaaagtcgTCATCGTTTAATACGTCACCATCGTCCTACTTTCATTACCCTTGTACAATCAAATTACTCAATTGGTAACTCAAAATtcactctaccttaattggtacatgcgacaataaattgatcttgatcttgaaatctagAAATCAACCTTATGCCTAGTgtgtagtaaagaactgcagatactggtttataccgaagatggacacaaaaatgccggagtaactcagcgggtcaggcagcatctctgagaaaaagggtgggtggcgttttgggtcggaaggATTATGGACTCGACCcgacctgaggtcatctgttgccagcccagatttgttctggccttttcttgccccCAGTTTATTCCCCTTGTtgctccctacccccccccccatcacctctACTTTCTACTGAAGACCTTTCCATTTCTACCTCTACTTTCTaccaaagaagggtttcgacccaaaacatcacctatccatgttctccacagatgctgcctgacctcctgagttactccagcactctgtgaaacgtcacctatccatgtcctccacagatgctgcctgacccgctgagttactccagcactctgtgaaacgtcacctatccatgtcctccacagatgctgcctgacccgctgagttactccagcactctgtgaaacgtcacctatccatgttctccacagatgctgcctgacccgctgagttactccagcactgtgtgtccatcaTATACCTGACCTATGTAATCTTCCTCAGGTGACTGTGGGCAATCTGCACCTTCCAGGTCCCCAATCCTCTATTTACGCTTCGTTCACACCAATAGGCAAAAGAAAAAATAGTGCATCCACCTCTGTAATTTATTTCCATAGATCCTGTGCAAACTACAAGCTCCTGGTCAGTTTACCTCTTTTGATGTCAACTCATTCAATTGAAAACCTCTTGACATATCAGCGGGGACtgaccaaccccattctcctgccttctccccataacccctgacacccgcactgatcaacaaactGACAATCTCCGccctaaaaatacccactgacttgtggcctccacagccgtctgtggcaatgaatcccacaaattcaccaccctctgactaaagaaattcctcctcatctcctttctaaaagaacgtccttttattctgaggctgtgccctctggtcctagactctcccactagtggaaacatcctctccacatccactctatccaggccgctcactctttggtaagtttcaatgaggttcccccctcaaaaGAAATGGTGCATCCACAAACTCAGTGAGTTATGATGCTCTCAGAGGCAGAGACCACTGCTACAGgggccttcttcacactgagcttCAGTATAAATAGACCCATAACTCAGGGGAACTCACAGAGGCCACTGCCAAAGGTGGACACAGaagggtggtgcaatggtagagttgctgccttacagcgcttacagcgcctgagacccaggttcgatcccgactacgggagctgtctgtacggagtttgtacgttccccccgtgacctgcgtgggttttctccgagatcttcggtttcctcccacactccaaagatatgcaggtttgtaggttaattgccttggtataattgtaaattgtccctagtgtgtgtaggatagtgttcgtgtgcagggatcactggtcagggtcgactcggtgggccgaagggcctgtttctgcgccgtatttctaaactaaaaaaacttttaaaaaagtgATAAGTTAAAAGAAACAATACAtccacaaaggtagacacaaaatgctggagtaactcagagggtcaggcagcatctgtggagaacgtggataggtgatgtttcacagagtgctggagtaactcagcgggtcaggcagcatctgtggagaacatggataggtgacgtttcacagagtgctggagtaactcataaaggcggcacggtagcgcagcggtagagttgctgctttacagcgaatgcagcgccggagactcaggttcgatcctgactacgggtgctgcactgtaaggagtttgtacgttctccccgtgacctgcgtgggttttctccgagatcttcggtttcctcccacactccaaagacgtacaggtatgtaggttaattggctgggtaaaatgtaaaaattgtccctagtgggtgtaggatagtgttaatgtatggggatcgctgggcggcacggacttggagggccgaaaaggcctgtttccggctgtatatatatgatatgatgatatgatagagaGAGCAGAGAGTTACAGTCGTAAATCCTTCCATGGTTTGAGTGCAGTGACAGGAACAAAGAATACTTGTCCAGCAGGAAGGGTCAGGAGCAAACAGGGGAAAAACAACAGACTGGGAATCTATTGAAGCCAAGAGCTACCGTGAGGTTCACACGAGACTGATCTCCTTTGTTCTGGGCCCTGTCCATCGCGTCTATTTTGGTCACTTATTTCCTTCATGCTGAGTCTCCAGTCACTTTGGGGAGTTGTTAAAAACATGCCGCTTATTTCAGTGACGTGCGGAATGTGACCACAACATTCTTCAGGCAACGCAAAGTTTCTTTTCCCCCGCTAAATATAATCCACGAATCATGAGCTGGGgtggagaaacaaggagctgcagatgctggcttatcttggaaagacacatagtgctggagtaactccaaacgggccaggcagcattctgggagaacacggataggcgacgtttcgagttgagattcttcttcaggctagaagactgaggaagagtccagccccgaaacatcacctatccatgttctccagagatgctgcctgacccgctgagttactccagcactctgtgaaacgttacctgtccatgttctccgcagatgctgcctgacccgctgagttactccagcactctgtatctttcataAGGGGATGAAGGATTTCAACAGGATGAAAGAGGAGGAATCATAgagagaagatggacacaaaatgctggagtaactcagcgggtcaggcagcatctgtggagaacatggataggtgacatttcacagagtgctggagtaactcagcgggtcaggcagcatctctggagaataggaccaggtgacgttttgggtcgagacccttcttcagacctttatcACTTAtgtgccctccacagcctccaaccgctgagttccccagccccgcacggcccggttttaccttctccccaaaatccataaccaCCCCTGCCCCGGCAGACCCCTTGTTTCTGCTCACTCCTGGCCCACTGGTGACTTCCACATAAACCCCCGCTCCCCGAAACATCGGGGGAACCCGCACTTAATTTATGgcatcggcggcacggtggcgcagcgggtagagctgctgcctcacggcgccagagacccgggttccatcccgactacggccgctgtctttacggagtttgcacgttctccccgtgacctgcgtgggttttcactgagaccctcagtctcctcccacactccaaagacgtgcgggtttggaggttaattgactagtgt
Coding sequences within:
- the LOC144607968 gene encoding uncharacterized protein LOC144607968; translation: MYKMGFRHLVLLMLTTLLCISAQKEELVPLEDELVTTGGTEDKNGSTLAGLPTTATPGSEKTQSDEDSKDSSFTSSKESNSTEDDRPEAEDSNGKDFLEMLTLIGIIVGAIVAVIIVLTIIVIIIKKMSGGYSP